In Flammeovirgaceae bacterium 311, one DNA window encodes the following:
- a CDS encoding fumarylacetoacetate (faa) hydrolase (COG0179 2-keto-4-pentenoate hydratase/2-oxohepta-3-ene-1,7-dioic acid hydratase (catechol pathway)) has translation MKIFGIGRNYAEHIKELGNERPEEPVIFIKPDTSLLRNNQPFYYPDFSSDVHHEVEIVLRISKEGKHIDEKFAPRYYDAIGIGIDFTARDLQQKAKEKGLPWSIAKGFNGSAPVSEFISKEEFDLHNLDFSLQVNGETRQQGNTSLMIFSFDYTIAYLSRFFTLKKGDLIYTGTPKGVGPVKPGDRLTAFIENKNLLDFEVK, from the coding sequence ATGAAGATTTTCGGTATAGGCCGCAACTATGCAGAACATATTAAGGAGCTGGGCAATGAACGTCCCGAGGAGCCTGTAATATTCATAAAACCAGATACTTCCCTGCTGCGCAACAACCAGCCTTTTTATTATCCTGATTTTTCCAGCGATGTGCATCATGAGGTGGAGATTGTTTTGCGCATCAGTAAGGAAGGAAAGCATATTGATGAAAAATTTGCTCCCAGGTATTACGATGCAATAGGTATCGGAATTGATTTCACTGCCCGGGACCTGCAGCAAAAGGCAAAAGAAAAAGGGCTACCCTGGTCAATAGCAAAAGGCTTTAATGGCTCTGCGCCCGTATCTGAATTTATTTCAAAAGAGGAGTTTGACCTGCATAACCTGGACTTCAGCCTGCAGGTAAATGGCGAAACCCGCCAGCAGGGCAATACAAGCCTTATGATCTTTAGTTTTGACTATACAATAGCATACTTAAGCAGGTTTTTTACGTTAAAGAAGGGTGATTTGATATATACCGGAACTCCTAAGGGTGTAGGCCCCGTTAAACCTGGAGACCGCCTTACGGCTTTTATAGAAAACAAAAACCTCTTAGACTTTGAAGTTAAATAG
- a CDS encoding peroxiredoxin (COG1225 Peroxiredoxin), producing the protein MKLEKGQKAPEFTGKDQNGNTVNLNDYRGKKVVLYFYPKDDTPGCTAQACDLRDNHQLLQSKGYEVIGISSDSVASHQKFRNKYELPFTLIADEDKSINEQYGVWVEKSMYGRKYMGTARTTFIINEEGIIEDIIEKVNTKEHTTQIIK; encoded by the coding sequence ATGAAGCTTGAAAAAGGACAAAAAGCACCAGAATTTACCGGCAAAGACCAGAATGGAAATACGGTAAACCTGAATGATTACCGCGGCAAAAAAGTGGTGCTGTATTTTTACCCAAAAGACGATACCCCCGGCTGCACTGCACAAGCCTGCGATTTACGCGATAACCACCAGCTGCTGCAAAGCAAAGGTTATGAAGTAATAGGCATCAGCTCAGATAGTGTAGCTTCGCACCAGAAGTTCAGGAATAAATACGAGCTGCCTTTTACCCTTATTGCCGATGAGGACAAGAGCATTAATGAGCAGTACGGCGTGTGGGTGGAAAAATCAATGTATGGCCGTAAATACATGGGCACTGCCCGCACCACCTTTATCATCAATGAAGAAGGCATTATCGAAGACATCATCGAGAAGGTGAATACCAAAGAACATACCACCCAAATCATTAAGTAA
- a CDS encoding transketolase (COG3959 Transketolase, N-terminal subunit) has product MVKQPNFDFAHTNLGRVFEFMVNSHKWHGVAPNDEQLQKAIIHPEEVHDGY; this is encoded by the coding sequence ATGGTCAAACAACCCAACTTTGATTTTGCGCACACAAATTTAGGCAGGGTTTTTGAATTTATGGTTAACAGCCATAAATGGCATGGTGTGGCACCAAATGACGAGCAGCTGCAAAAAGCTATCATACATCCGGAGGAAGTACATGACGGCTATTGA
- a CDS encoding trehalose-phosphatase (COG0380 Trehalose-6-phosphate synthase), whose protein sequence is MPVKIQKTDQGLEYQTSEGGLATGLGSIYKEGNNLWIGWPGLYVDSKETEGEITTHLQNNNMSPVFLTEQEIRDYYEGFSNETLWPTFHYFNNYAVHENELWEAYFKVNLKFCEEVVRLAEPGDTLWIHDYQLLLLPQLIRERLPESSIGFFLHIPFPSYEVFRLLPWRRQLLKGLLGADLIGFHTYDDMRHFLSSVNRIVMLTHTNGQVDVNNRRVLVDAFPMGIDYQSYASCAAAPDTIKKEVRFRTALGEVKVALSIDRLDYSKGIPNRLHAFETFLERYPEWRGKVSLVMVVVPSRDRVGRYKDLKEDIDERVGRINGQYGRLNWTPIHYFYRSFPLNSISAFYRIADVALVTPMRDGMNLVAKEYVASKLDQHGVLVLSEMAGASRELLDSLQINPNDINGMVDSIHAALVMPKSEQERRMSNMQASIRKYDIHNWVRVFMDRLNFIKEKQETMSTQQLDEHGMEEILDKYQKAKRRLIIADYDGTLMPFEDNPLMAKPDDDLEQLLQELVENEQNNMIVISSRNASTLYKWLGKLPIYLVAEHGIYIRKHDSEFEKIERVDNSWKKEIRPILEDYVGRTPGAFLEEKDYSLVWHYRRVQSGLGELRMRELTSHLKYLASTLNLQVLDGENIVEIKNLEVNKGKAAQHLLERLPPADFILCFGNDWTDEDTFRTMPEHAFTLRVGNGPSSAMYRIGSWQDVRKLLKRLNFSNKLVKEAGS, encoded by the coding sequence TTGCCTGTTAAAATCCAGAAAACCGATCAGGGCCTGGAGTATCAGACCAGTGAAGGCGGACTGGCAACAGGTTTGGGATCTATTTATAAGGAGGGCAACAATCTGTGGATTGGCTGGCCCGGCCTGTACGTCGACTCTAAGGAAACTGAAGGTGAGATTACAACCCATCTTCAAAACAACAATATGAGCCCGGTTTTCCTGACTGAACAGGAAATAAGAGATTATTACGAAGGCTTCAGCAATGAAACCCTCTGGCCTACTTTTCATTATTTTAATAATTATGCAGTACATGAAAATGAGCTGTGGGAAGCTTATTTTAAAGTTAATCTGAAGTTTTGCGAAGAAGTGGTACGCCTGGCCGAACCTGGTGATACCCTCTGGATACATGATTATCAGTTGCTCCTGCTCCCCCAGCTAATCCGTGAGCGGCTGCCAGAAAGCAGCATCGGCTTTTTCCTGCACATTCCCTTTCCTTCTTACGAGGTATTCAGGCTCCTGCCCTGGCGCCGACAGCTTTTAAAAGGATTGCTTGGGGCAGACCTGATCGGCTTCCACACTTACGACGACATGCGTCACTTCCTGAGCAGCGTGAACCGCATTGTGATGCTCACCCATACCAACGGTCAGGTTGACGTAAATAACAGAAGAGTACTGGTGGATGCATTCCCCATGGGCATAGATTACCAAAGCTATGCCTCCTGCGCTGCCGCACCGGATACTATCAAAAAAGAAGTAAGGTTCAGAACTGCTCTTGGTGAAGTGAAAGTGGCCCTTAGCATAGACCGGCTGGATTACTCCAAGGGTATTCCCAACAGGCTTCATGCATTCGAGACCTTCCTGGAACGTTACCCGGAATGGCGAGGCAAGGTTTCGCTGGTCATGGTGGTAGTGCCCAGCCGCGACCGGGTAGGCCGCTACAAAGACCTGAAAGAAGATATAGATGAACGCGTAGGCCGTATTAACGGACAGTATGGCCGCCTAAACTGGACGCCCATACACTATTTCTACCGATCATTTCCGCTCAATTCCATTTCTGCTTTTTACCGCATTGCCGATGTGGCACTGGTGACCCCCATGCGAGACGGCATGAACCTGGTGGCCAAAGAGTATGTAGCCAGCAAGCTGGATCAGCATGGTGTACTGGTGTTAAGTGAAATGGCAGGTGCCAGCCGTGAGCTGCTCGACAGCCTGCAGATCAACCCCAATGATATCAATGGCATGGTAGATTCTATCCATGCTGCGCTGGTAATGCCTAAGTCGGAACAGGAGCGGCGCATGAGCAACATGCAGGCATCTATCCGCAAGTACGACATCCATAACTGGGTACGCGTATTTATGGACCGCCTTAACTTTATCAAGGAAAAGCAGGAAACCATGTCTACCCAGCAACTGGATGAACACGGCATGGAAGAAATCCTTGATAAGTATCAAAAAGCAAAGCGCCGCCTGATCATTGCCGATTACGATGGAACCCTCATGCCTTTTGAGGATAACCCGCTGATGGCAAAACCGGATGATGACCTGGAGCAGTTACTACAGGAGCTTGTGGAGAATGAGCAAAACAATATGATTGTTATCAGCAGCCGCAATGCCAGTACCCTGTACAAATGGCTGGGGAAATTGCCTATTTACCTGGTGGCCGAGCATGGTATTTATATCCGCAAACATGATAGTGAGTTTGAGAAAATTGAGCGGGTAGACAACAGCTGGAAAAAAGAAATCAGACCCATACTGGAAGATTACGTTGGCCGTACGCCGGGTGCCTTCCTGGAAGAAAAAGATTACTCACTCGTTTGGCATTACCGCAGGGTACAATCAGGTTTGGGAGAGCTGCGGATGCGTGAATTAACCAGTCACCTGAAATATCTTGCCTCTACCTTAAACCTGCAGGTTTTAGATGGTGAGAATATTGTAGAGATCAAAAACCTGGAGGTAAACAAAGGCAAAGCAGCACAGCACCTGCTGGAGAGACTGCCACCTGCAGACTTTATCCTTTGCTTTGGTAACGACTGGACTGATGAAGACACTTTCAGAACCATGCCTGAACATGCCTTTACACTGCGTGTCGGCAATGGGCCTTCTTCTGCCATGTACCGCATTGGCTCCTGGCAGGATGTACGAAAGCTCCTGAAGAGACTTAACTTTAGTAACAAGCTTGTAAAAGAAGCTGGTTCATAA
- a CDS encoding peptidase m48 ste24p (COG0501 Zn-dependent protease with chaperone function), translating to MRPIPKIFIGRFFDLYVEYGTNIIKKAVPTVVKAAKHFQKAFALFVEHIFRQNMKRSILTLITAVLMAVVSSCSTVPLTGRRQLSLVPDSQILPMSFQQYQQVMSESKLSNNQQYVTSVRTVGQRISKAVEQYMQEIGQQDNVQGFQWEFNVIAEDQVNAWAMPGGKVAFYEGIMPITQNETGIAVVMGHEVAHAIAKHGSERMSQQLATQLGGQALSVALQSKPQLTQQLAMAAFGAGSQVGVLLPYARDMESEADRLGLIFMARAGYDPRQAPQFWERMQAKSGGGGTPVFLSTHPHPETRIKQLNQWMPEALKAYQQATGRQ from the coding sequence TTGCGGCCTATACCGAAAATCTTCATTGGCAGGTTTTTTGATCTATACGTAGAATATGGTACAAATATCATAAAAAAGGCTGTACCTACCGTGGTGAAGGCCGCTAAACATTTTCAAAAGGCATTTGCTTTATTTGTAGAACATATATTTAGACAGAACATGAAAAGATCAATTCTAACCCTGATTACAGCAGTTTTAATGGCAGTGGTGAGCAGCTGTTCCACAGTGCCCCTAACGGGCCGGCGACAACTTTCACTAGTGCCTGACAGTCAAATTTTGCCAATGTCCTTTCAGCAGTACCAGCAGGTAATGAGTGAAAGTAAATTATCTAATAATCAGCAGTATGTTACTTCCGTGCGTACGGTAGGCCAGCGCATATCAAAGGCTGTTGAGCAGTATATGCAGGAAATAGGACAGCAGGATAATGTACAGGGCTTCCAGTGGGAGTTTAACGTAATTGCAGAAGACCAGGTAAATGCATGGGCAATGCCTGGTGGTAAAGTAGCCTTTTATGAAGGTATTATGCCTATTACACAAAACGAAACAGGTATTGCCGTTGTAATGGGCCATGAGGTTGCCCACGCCATTGCCAAACATGGTAGTGAGCGTATGTCGCAGCAGCTGGCAACACAGCTGGGCGGACAGGCACTTTCTGTAGCCCTGCAGTCTAAACCACAACTTACCCAGCAGCTTGCCATGGCTGCCTTTGGAGCAGGTTCCCAGGTAGGTGTACTGCTTCCGTATGCGCGTGATATGGAATCAGAAGCCGACCGTTTAGGCCTGATCTTTATGGCACGTGCTGGTTACGATCCTCGCCAGGCCCCACAATTCTGGGAGCGTATGCAGGCAAAGAGTGGGGGCGGCGGAACCCCGGTGTTCCTAAGCACTCACCCACACCCCGAAACACGTATCAAGCAGCTTAACCAGTGGATGCCGGAGGCGCTAAAAGCCTATCAGCAGGCCACCGGCAGACAATAA
- a CDS encoding OmpA/MotB domain-containing protein (COG1697 DNA topoisomerase VI, subunit A) encodes MIKTFTLASIAFTCISFLAIAQNDETSQFTRETLPEINTEYLEARPLISGDGKTLFFVRRSYPDNYSGVKDDQDIYVATYDETTDTWSTPQNIGKVLNNRRNNAIASVNEDGTEGVFFNTYRKTRKAPLARSKRTDRGWSTPTPVTIQGFVNLNDYADYHHAFKQNVLISAIEGERSFGGQDLYISFPDGFGGWKEPVNLGAVLNTKQSEFAPFLGSDGRSLFFCSYGHNSAGGSDIFMSVRLDDSWMRWSKPVSLGSFVNTSQEESFFSITDDFKYLYYTSYTTRQTNRDIYRIRLPEEFTAINGPVLAQLDSVAISNIMLSGNYRVSQKGATKNFQGVSFEGWPEEEEEALAEANLETTAPAENNISEAGSTINPTAITGEGNPATAASGTYSNAGSTAVPEGESARFAGFQPADEVKLSPEADELMRTLRQQLPDLNFLVREQNGVTEFKIVQNLEYDFNAVYVAPDYLPRLRRLGNILRDRNDLTVTLYGHTDEIGAQDVNQRVAVQRVENLENYFKRRGITADRIEVVGVGNTEPLNANDTDGNRQKNRRVETVLRLAQQ; translated from the coding sequence ATGATAAAAACTTTTACACTAGCATCAATAGCGTTCACCTGTATCTCATTTCTGGCAATAGCCCAAAACGATGAAACAAGCCAGTTTACCAGAGAAACCCTGCCGGAAATAAACACAGAATACCTGGAGGCCAGGCCTCTGATCTCAGGTGATGGAAAAACTTTGTTTTTTGTAAGAAGGTCATACCCGGACAATTACAGTGGCGTAAAAGACGATCAGGATATCTACGTTGCCACCTATGATGAAACTACAGATACCTGGTCTACTCCGCAGAATATTGGCAAAGTGCTGAATAACAGACGTAATAATGCAATAGCTTCCGTAAATGAGGATGGCACTGAAGGTGTTTTTTTTAATACCTATAGAAAAACCAGAAAAGCCCCGCTAGCACGCAGTAAAAGAACAGACAGAGGCTGGAGTACTCCAACTCCTGTTACCATTCAGGGTTTTGTAAACCTTAATGACTATGCAGACTATCACCATGCATTTAAACAAAATGTTCTGATATCTGCTATTGAGGGAGAAAGATCTTTTGGTGGTCAGGACTTATACATCAGCTTTCCCGATGGCTTTGGGGGCTGGAAAGAACCCGTTAATCTGGGAGCAGTACTAAATACAAAGCAATCTGAATTTGCTCCTTTCCTGGGTTCCGACGGCCGCTCACTTTTTTTCTGTTCCTATGGTCATAACAGTGCCGGGGGCAGCGATATTTTTATGAGCGTTCGTCTGGACGACTCATGGATGCGCTGGTCTAAACCAGTTAGCCTGGGGTCTTTCGTCAACACTTCGCAGGAGGAGAGCTTTTTCAGCATAACCGACGACTTTAAGTATCTCTACTATACCTCATACACCACCCGGCAGACAAACAGGGATATTTACAGAATAAGGCTGCCGGAAGAATTTACGGCCATCAACGGACCTGTGCTGGCACAGCTGGATAGTGTAGCCATTAGCAACATTATGCTTAGTGGAAATTACAGGGTAAGCCAAAAGGGTGCTACTAAAAATTTCCAGGGGGTATCTTTCGAAGGCTGGCCTGAGGAGGAGGAAGAAGCACTTGCAGAAGCGAACCTTGAAACAACTGCTCCTGCAGAAAACAACATTTCAGAAGCAGGCTCCACTATCAATCCTACTGCTATAACTGGCGAAGGCAACCCGGCTACTGCTGCTTCGGGCACTTATTCAAATGCAGGCAGTACTGCCGTTCCTGAAGGCGAGTCAGCCAGGTTTGCGGGATTTCAGCCTGCTGATGAAGTAAAGCTTTCTCCGGAGGCAGATGAACTGATGCGCACCCTTAGGCAACAGCTTCCGGATCTGAATTTTTTGGTAAGAGAGCAAAATGGTGTAACAGAGTTTAAAATTGTGCAAAACCTGGAGTATGATTTTAATGCTGTTTATGTAGCACCAGATTATTTGCCACGCCTCAGGAGGCTTGGCAACATCTTAAGAGACAGGAATGACCTCACCGTAACCCTATATGGACACACCGATGAAATTGGTGCACAGGATGTAAATCAGCGGGTTGCTGTTCAGCGGGTTGAAAACCTTGAAAATTACTTTAAACGCAGAGGCATCACAGCAGACCGCATAGAAGTAGTTGGTGTGGGAAATACAGAACCGCTCAATGCCAATGACACAGATGGAAACCGCCAGAAAAACAGAAGAGTAGAAACCGTACTGCGGCTGGCCCAGCAGTAA
- a CDS encoding peptidase m23 (COG0739 Membrane proteins related to metalloendopeptidases), whose protein sequence is MKLNSVALLLAGCLCLSGTLLAQNPRLKDQTEKGYYIFPVQPGKQNFLSGTMGELRPGHFHGGLDIKTGSVTGWPIHAAAEGYVNRIKVSTSGYGNVMYIAHPNGTTTVYAHLEGFEKGIAKWVREQQYNNKTFEIELFPERNQFFYKQSDVIGYGGNSGGSGGPHLHFEIRDARQDVINPLDYGFDEITDNIPPYVYKLALTTQNKESRVGHEFGRFEYRPVLQNKDYKLTGGPIPVWGTIGVELLAYDKFNGADNINGFPAVEMLVNGKEVYAHNVNRFAFDLTRHIEVHTHYGVRKKTGSKFMRLYVTDGNELPLYKTDQNSGNLIINQPDSVYDVLLKLTDSYGNIREVQFQLKGEAPKQTLTQLDNKVGTNPDLYENLLLFSAPAPKEDTIPAVMYSNRRQFELSPAYSTAAAAMYLWDMRQGLPDSFMVNNTKKEFGYKAMVPSKTVFNLYLPELDLSFPKNSLFDTLYLQTGYQKTANAEIFTISEDVHPLFSHITATLKTQQEYPQKDKTHVYEVRGKNSWSWAGGEWQGNNITFRTRTLGQYTLRTDVTPPVIRPVRANTSSLAFQISDGLSGIKSFDVYVDGEWVLMNYDYKRALIWSEKLDENKPFKGPVEVRVKDNAGNEHVYTTKI, encoded by the coding sequence TTGAAGTTAAATAGCGTAGCACTGCTGCTGGCAGGTTGTCTGTGCCTTTCCGGTACTCTTCTGGCACAAAATCCCCGATTAAAAGATCAAACAGAAAAAGGATATTATATTTTCCCCGTTCAGCCTGGTAAACAAAATTTTCTTTCCGGTACCATGGGCGAATTACGTCCCGGCCACTTTCATGGCGGTCTGGATATTAAAACCGGCAGTGTAACAGGCTGGCCTATCCATGCAGCTGCAGAGGGTTATGTAAACCGTATTAAAGTAAGCACCAGCGGCTATGGCAATGTAATGTATATTGCCCACCCCAATGGCACCACAACTGTATATGCACACCTCGAAGGGTTTGAAAAAGGCATTGCCAAATGGGTACGTGAGCAGCAGTATAACAATAAAACCTTTGAGATTGAGCTATTTCCGGAGCGGAACCAGTTTTTCTACAAGCAGTCAGATGTAATTGGTTATGGCGGCAACAGCGGCGGTTCAGGAGGTCCTCACCTGCATTTCGAGATTCGTGATGCCCGGCAGGATGTGATTAACCCACTGGACTATGGCTTTGATGAAATCACTGATAATATCCCACCCTACGTTTATAAGCTTGCCCTCACAACTCAAAACAAAGAATCTAGGGTTGGGCATGAATTTGGCAGGTTTGAGTACAGACCGGTTTTACAGAACAAGGATTACAAGCTCACGGGCGGGCCCATTCCGGTATGGGGCACAATTGGTGTAGAATTGCTCGCTTACGATAAATTTAATGGTGCCGATAACATCAACGGCTTTCCTGCAGTAGAAATGCTGGTAAACGGTAAGGAAGTATATGCCCATAACGTTAACCGCTTTGCCTTTGATCTTACCAGGCATATTGAAGTACACACCCACTATGGTGTAAGAAAAAAAACGGGCAGTAAATTTATGCGCCTGTACGTAACAGATGGTAACGAACTGCCCCTCTATAAAACCGATCAAAACAGTGGCAACCTCATCATCAATCAGCCAGATTCTGTTTATGATGTACTCCTGAAATTAACCGACAGCTACGGCAATATACGAGAAGTTCAGTTTCAGCTAAAGGGAGAAGCGCCAAAGCAAACCCTCACCCAGCTTGATAATAAAGTTGGCACAAACCCTGATCTGTATGAAAATTTACTCCTGTTCTCTGCCCCGGCACCTAAAGAGGATACCATCCCTGCGGTGATGTACAGCAACAGAAGGCAGTTTGAGCTTAGCCCTGCCTATAGCACTGCTGCCGCTGCCATGTACCTCTGGGATATGCGCCAGGGCCTCCCCGATTCTTTTATGGTGAACAACACCAAAAAAGAATTTGGTTACAAGGCAATGGTACCCAGTAAAACTGTATTCAATCTGTACCTGCCGGAGCTGGACCTGTCTTTTCCCAAAAATTCTCTTTTCGATACCTTATATTTACAAACAGGGTATCAGAAAACGGCAAATGCTGAAATTTTTACGATCAGCGAAGATGTACATCCTTTGTTTAGCCACATTACTGCTACCCTAAAAACACAGCAGGAATATCCGCAAAAGGATAAAACCCATGTGTACGAAGTAAGAGGAAAGAACAGTTGGAGCTGGGCCGGTGGCGAATGGCAGGGCAATAACATCACTTTCCGTACGCGTACTTTAGGCCAATATACTTTGCGTACTGATGTTACCCCACCCGTAATCAGGCCGGTGCGGGCTAATACTAGCAGCCTTGCCTTCCAGATCTCCGACGGACTTTCAGGCATCAAAAGTTTTGATGTTTATGTTGATGGCGAGTGGGTGCTGATGAACTATGATTACAAAAGGGCGCTGATCTGGTCTGAAAAGCTTGATGAAAACAAGCCCTTTAAAGGCCCTGTAGAGGTAAGAGTGAAAGACAATGCAGGCAACGAGCATGTATATACCACCAAAATATAA
- a CDS encoding von willebrand factor type a (COG2304 Uncharacterized protein containing a von Willebrand factor type A (vWA) domain), translating into MTAIDHLYFTLKKPLTWLLLFFSLYGAGTTPLRAQQSAQLPLSKTRLLFVLDASGSMLAPWDVGTRMDAAKNLLSFMVDSLRTNPQVELGLRVYGHQAQRQNNDCRDSKLEVGFSQKNHDAIIKTLKAVQPKGNTPLAYSLEEAAKDFPAGNQYRNILILITDGLESCGGDPCAVSLALQKKKVFLQPFVIALSQEAGMEQQFNCMGDYYDASNITRFRAALNKALRQSLGKTSLQVQLLDEQNRPRQTDLNMSFVNSATGEVMYNFIHFLDSRGRPDSIFIDPVPAYSIIVNTLPPVVQHGIVLEGGTHNTISIKAPEGVLRLQQQNHWEYAGGVRALVRLPDQAQTLHIQAMGSDQKYLAGTYDIEVHTLPKVYFRSVKIDGGQTRTLTIPAPGILNVRSDVASWSSLYLLKEGGLQELILQLEDKNSINSLALQPGDYRLVYRAKNAQGSKFTQIKELTISSGKTVNLNLFGR; encoded by the coding sequence ATGACGGCTATTGATCACTTATATTTTACTCTGAAGAAGCCACTCACCTGGCTTCTTCTTTTTTTCAGCCTGTATGGGGCAGGCACTACACCCCTGCGGGCGCAGCAATCTGCCCAACTGCCCCTTTCTAAAACACGCCTGCTTTTTGTACTCGATGCCTCAGGCAGTATGCTGGCACCCTGGGATGTTGGCACCAGGATGGATGCCGCCAAGAACCTGCTTTCTTTCATGGTAGACTCTTTGCGCACAAACCCGCAGGTAGAGCTGGGACTACGTGTATACGGCCACCAGGCACAAAGACAAAACAATGATTGCCGGGACTCAAAACTGGAGGTTGGTTTTTCTCAAAAAAATCATGATGCCATCATCAAAACCTTAAAGGCTGTGCAGCCAAAAGGTAATACACCTCTTGCTTATTCTTTAGAAGAAGCTGCCAAAGATTTCCCTGCCGGCAACCAGTACCGCAATATTTTAATCCTGATTACCGATGGCCTGGAAAGCTGCGGAGGCGATCCCTGTGCCGTATCGCTAGCGCTGCAAAAGAAAAAAGTATTTTTGCAGCCTTTTGTAATTGCCTTAAGCCAGGAGGCGGGTATGGAGCAGCAATTTAACTGCATGGGCGATTATTACGATGCCTCAAACATAACACGCTTCAGGGCTGCTCTGAATAAAGCCCTTCGGCAAAGTCTTGGAAAAACCTCCCTGCAGGTGCAGCTCCTCGATGAGCAAAACCGCCCCCGCCAAACCGATTTAAACATGAGCTTTGTAAACAGCGCCACCGGGGAGGTCATGTACAATTTTATTCATTTTCTTGATAGCCGTGGCAGACCAGACTCTATTTTTATAGATCCTGTTCCTGCATACTCCATCATTGTAAATACCCTGCCTCCTGTTGTGCAGCACGGCATTGTGCTGGAAGGTGGTACTCATAACACCATCAGCATAAAAGCCCCCGAAGGAGTACTGCGGCTACAGCAGCAAAACCACTGGGAGTATGCTGGCGGTGTACGGGCATTGGTGCGTTTGCCTGACCAGGCACAAACCCTGCATATACAAGCCATGGGTTCTGACCAGAAGTACCTGGCAGGCACCTACGATATAGAAGTACATACCCTGCCCAAGGTTTATTTCAGGAGTGTTAAAATTGATGGGGGACAAACCCGTACCCTTACCATACCTGCACCGGGTATACTCAATGTACGTTCTGATGTAGCATCCTGGAGCAGTTTGTACCTGCTGAAAGAAGGCGGCCTGCAGGAGCTTATTCTGCAGCTCGAGGATAAAAATTCTATAAATTCACTGGCTTTGCAGCCAGGTGATTATCGCCTGGTATACCGAGCTAAAAATGCACAGGGCAGCAAATTTACACAAATAAAAGAGTTGACCATCTCTTCAGGAAAGACTGTAAACCTGAACCTTTTTGGCAGATGA